One Monomorium pharaonis isolate MP-MQ-018 chromosome 4, ASM1337386v2, whole genome shotgun sequence DNA segment encodes these proteins:
- the LOC118645318 gene encoding uncharacterized protein LOC118645318 encodes MVHDVDLKRWALQAQEEIGNVIPIFKASHSWISRFKKSHRIVSRKVTKFVTKRTVEDSIDLQNSANNFLKTVKPLIEQFGAENVYNFDQSSFQLEMHSGRSLFPKGIKKVERIVQSVSSTTHSYTIQPIISCNGNLLSPLFIVLKEANGEFGPRVQETLFKPTNVIVKASKSGKMTSDHFKM; translated from the exons ATGGTTCATGATGTCGATTTAAAAAGATGGGCTTTACAAGCTCAAGAAGAAATAGGAAATGTAATTCCTATATTTAAAGCATCTCACAGCTGGATATCAAGATTCAAGAAATCCCACCGAATTGTTTCAAGAAAAGTTACAAAGTTTGTAACTAAAAGAACAGTGGAAGATTCTAttgatttacaaaattcagcaaataattttttaaaaacagtaaAACCACTTATTGAACAGTTTGGAgcagaaaatgtttataattttgatcaaAGTAGTTTTCAATTAGAAATGCATTCTGGAAGATCATTGTTTcctaaaggaataaaaaaagtagagCGTATCGTACAATCTGTGTCATCAACAACCCATTCATACACGATACAACCAATAATATCATGTAATGGTAATTTGCTGTCacctttatttattgttttgaaaGAAGCTAACGGCGAATTTGGACCAAGAGTAcaagaaactttatttaaaccaACAAATGTTATTGTAAAAGCATCGAAATCTGGTAAAATGACATcag atcattttaaaatgtag
- the LOC118645189 gene encoding uncharacterized protein LOC118645189, whose translation MLIISGVPSTLSITPLTLVRNVFTKLGIPELSCHILEIRTIARESGRTVSHDRPLPVSTSVSLFVTLAFVVVRDIVISRKRARRVLVQSEVCENDSGGNIYVNELLPKDIYELLKQTKHTAKKKSYHYVWVSRGRVNVRRSDGEPVIRVDSVTDLDKLA comes from the coding sequence ATGCTTATCATATCTGGCGTGCCATCCACGTTGTCTATTACCCCTTTGACTCTTGTTCGCAATGTGTTTACGAAGCTTGGTATCCCTGAACTGTCGTGCCATATTTTGGAGATTAGGACCATTGCTCGTGAATCAGGTCGCACAGTGTCTCATGATCGTCCTTTGCCGGTCTCAACCTCCGTTTCACTCTTTGTCACTCTAGCTTTTGTTGTTGTTCGTGATATCGTTATCTCGAGGAAGCGTGCGCGTCGTGTGCTAGTGCAAAGTGAGGTTTGCGAGAACGATTCAGGCGGAAATATTTACGTGAATGAGCTGCTTCCCAAAGACATATATGAACTGCTGAAGCAAACAAAGCATACGGCCAAGAAGAAATCATATCATTATGTATGGGTCAGCAGGGGTCGTGTTAACGTCAGACGCTCGGATGGCGAACCTGTGATTCGAGTAGATTCGGTGACTGACCTTGATAAGTTGGCTTGA